In one window of Pseudoalteromonas sp. GCY DNA:
- a CDS encoding TonB-dependent receptor domain-containing protein, with amino-acid sequence MTTIKTTLFTLSALTLAISHSAAAEDKTHTKPADGFEKIVVTGVPMRTTIMESSVSVSSIGLEQISVATPRTSAEAFKLIPGVRSESTGGEGNANIAVRGLPVASGGAKFLQLQEDGLPILQFGDIAFGNADIFMRLDNTVESIESIRGGSASTAASDAPGGIINLISKTGENESGSVATTFGLDYDEFRTDFEYGSYLSDDIRFHIGGFVRQGEGPRDTGYTANKGGQIKANITKEFESGYVRLYVKHLDDKTAGYLPMPMYSNGDSISGFDVLSDTPHSVYFTATQGLGGNNQIRQGDMRDGMHPVVDSIGFEANFDLGNDWQIENRSRKSSISGTFMSPFPAEVANSQAIAESIAGTGATLSFANGPNANQAFNQALLMRVHTFEVEMNDFDNIMNDLKLTKSFSTDTSVTFGYFMSSQNINMSWLWNSYLLEVKGDNAALVNVAAADGTAYSENGLYAYGTPYWGNCCQRNYDTEYDTRAPYIAFSTKLGDISVDASVRHDSGKATGTFAGAVTSRVDINRDGTISKPEEQVAAIDLANPNVVNYDWSYTSYSVGANYQMTSSSAIFGRFSEGGRANADRLLFGKVNIDGSVADEDAVDEVTQYEFGIKQKFEQGRLFATLFYAETEEQNFEATSQKFFDRQYEAQGIELEGVYFIGSFDLRGSLTWTDAEIAKDALTPEVEGNTPRRQADFVYSLLGKYNFDQGAIGLSLIGTTDAYAQDNNDLKFDGYTQVNAFASYDLTERFNIALNVNNLFDTTGLTEAEEGVIPTNNIIRARSINGRTTSVTLKYRF; translated from the coding sequence ATGACAACAATCAAAACCACCCTATTTACACTCAGCGCACTCACGCTTGCAATCTCTCACTCGGCGGCCGCTGAAGACAAAACACACACTAAGCCTGCCGATGGCTTCGAGAAAATAGTCGTAACGGGTGTACCAATGCGCACCACAATCATGGAATCGAGTGTTTCTGTTAGCAGCATAGGATTGGAGCAAATCTCTGTTGCAACGCCAAGAACTTCCGCTGAAGCATTCAAACTAATCCCAGGTGTAAGATCCGAATCAACAGGTGGTGAAGGTAATGCAAATATCGCTGTACGTGGTCTTCCCGTCGCATCTGGTGGCGCTAAGTTTTTGCAGCTACAAGAAGACGGCTTGCCGATTTTGCAGTTTGGTGACATCGCTTTTGGTAACGCCGATATTTTTATGCGCCTTGATAATACCGTGGAATCAATTGAGTCTATTCGTGGTGGCTCGGCTTCTACTGCCGCCAGCGACGCTCCGGGTGGCATTATCAACTTGATTTCAAAAACGGGTGAAAATGAATCAGGCAGCGTTGCCACCACATTTGGTTTAGATTATGACGAGTTTAGAACCGATTTTGAGTATGGTAGTTATTTAAGTGACGACATAAGATTTCATATCGGTGGCTTTGTGCGCCAAGGTGAAGGCCCGCGTGACACTGGCTATACCGCAAATAAAGGCGGCCAAATAAAAGCCAATATCACCAAGGAATTTGAAAGTGGCTACGTTCGTTTGTACGTAAAACATCTTGATGATAAAACTGCAGGCTACCTCCCTATGCCAATGTATTCTAATGGCGACTCCATCAGCGGCTTTGATGTGCTTTCAGATACGCCTCACTCTGTTTATTTCACCGCAACGCAAGGCTTAGGTGGTAACAATCAAATTCGTCAAGGGGATATGCGAGACGGAATGCACCCAGTTGTTGATAGTATTGGCTTTGAAGCAAATTTCGATCTAGGTAATGACTGGCAAATCGAAAACAGATCCAGAAAGTCGAGTATCTCTGGCACATTTATGTCGCCTTTCCCCGCTGAGGTTGCTAATAGCCAAGCAATTGCCGAGAGCATAGCAGGTACAGGTGCAACGCTCTCCTTTGCCAACGGACCAAATGCAAATCAAGCGTTCAATCAAGCACTGCTAATGCGCGTTCATACCTTTGAAGTGGAAATGAATGATTTCGACAACATCATGAATGACCTAAAGCTCACCAAATCATTTAGTACTGACACATCGGTCACCTTCGGCTACTTCATGTCATCGCAAAATATCAATATGTCTTGGTTATGGAATTCATACTTGCTCGAGGTTAAAGGAGATAACGCAGCGCTTGTTAATGTGGCCGCTGCGGATGGCACTGCATACTCTGAAAACGGATTATATGCCTACGGTACGCCCTATTGGGGAAATTGCTGTCAGCGCAACTACGACACAGAATACGATACTCGTGCCCCATATATCGCCTTTTCAACGAAGCTTGGCGATATTTCAGTTGATGCGAGTGTGCGTCATGATTCAGGTAAAGCGACAGGTACATTTGCAGGTGCTGTAACATCTCGTGTAGATATCAACCGTGATGGCACTATTTCAAAGCCAGAGGAGCAAGTTGCAGCCATCGATCTCGCTAATCCTAATGTGGTTAATTACGATTGGAGCTACACAAGTTACTCTGTCGGCGCAAACTACCAAATGACCTCAAGCAGCGCCATATTCGGCAGATTCAGTGAGGGCGGTCGTGCAAATGCAGATAGACTATTGTTCGGTAAAGTGAATATTGATGGCAGTGTTGCTGATGAAGATGCTGTGGATGAAGTGACACAATATGAATTTGGTATCAAACAAAAGTTTGAACAAGGTCGTCTATTTGCAACTTTATTTTACGCCGAAACAGAAGAGCAAAACTTTGAGGCAACCAGCCAAAAGTTCTTTGACAGGCAATACGAAGCACAAGGTATTGAACTTGAAGGTGTCTATTTTATTGGCTCCTTCGACTTACGAGGTAGCTTGACTTGGACCGATGCTGAAATCGCAAAAGATGCACTCACTCCCGAAGTCGAGGGTAACACGCCAAGACGGCAAGCTGACTTTGTTTACTCCTTATTGGGTAAATATAACTTCGATCAAGGTGCTATCGGTTTAAGCCTAATCGGCACCACTGACGCGTACGCACAAGACAACAACGATTTAAAATTTGACGGTTACACTCAGGTCAACGCGTTTGCAAGTTATGATCTGACTGAACGCTTCAATATCGCGTTAAACGTAAACAACCTCTTTGATACCACTGGATTAACAGAAGCCGAGGAAGGCGTAATTCCAACTAACAATATTATTCGCGCTCGCAGTATTAACGGCAGAACTACGTCTGTCACTTTAAAATACCGTTTCTAA
- a CDS encoding GNAT family N-acetyltransferase: MNLEYKVGSIDDLLAIENQIPEFATPRKGEEVVDKLRDKQHLLLVAYAQGKPVGYKLGHELLNNEFYSWLGAVIPEYRGKGIAKQLLVMQETWCKAQGYSAIRVKSRNLFKNMLLMLISRDYQIVKCEQINGSLDCKIHFYKQLQKA, from the coding sequence ATGAATCTAGAATATAAAGTCGGCTCGATAGATGACCTCCTTGCGATAGAAAACCAAATTCCTGAATTTGCCACACCAAGAAAGGGTGAGGAAGTCGTAGACAAGCTGCGAGATAAACAACATTTATTGCTGGTGGCGTACGCGCAAGGCAAGCCTGTTGGATATAAGCTGGGCCACGAACTACTAAACAACGAGTTTTATAGCTGGTTAGGCGCGGTCATCCCCGAATATCGCGGCAAAGGTATTGCCAAGCAGTTGTTGGTGATGCAAGAAACTTGGTGCAAAGCGCAAGGCTATAGTGCCATTAGAGTAAAGTCGAGAAACCTATTCAAAAACATGCTATTGATGTTAATAAGCCGCGATTACCAGATTGTAAAATGTGAACAAATCAACGGCTCATTGGATTGCAAAATTCACTTTTATAAGCAATTACAAAAAGCCTAA
- a CDS encoding sensor histidine kinase, with protein MFSENGFIAKNEYLVSFLVLLLTSAFAVALDSLLHSAISVLLVLQLGVVVVSLIAKRWMALGVAIVSSLVFNFFITEPRYTLHMNNTEDVVNLVVFIAVALATSYLSSYIKEQKQQLLVANVRSNILLSVSHDLRTPLAAVMGALETLETYRDKLDQDEQNELLGSARSESHRLFRYIENILQATKLQHQGDELSLLKQPTSIDVLIDNVILRLGAPCVSRMPQNMSPILTIQAALIEQALFNLIENAVTFSPDGERVEISFGETQQALLIFIQDNGPGIPVARQKEVFTAFSSFRQSASKDGGSGLGLSVARGIIRAHGGDIRILPTTQGCTMEVSLPKEEAH; from the coding sequence ATGTTTTCCGAGAATGGATTTATTGCCAAGAACGAGTATCTCGTTAGTTTTCTGGTTTTGCTGTTAACCAGCGCGTTTGCCGTTGCTTTAGACTCGCTGTTACATTCGGCGATCAGTGTATTGTTGGTATTGCAGTTGGGGGTTGTCGTTGTTTCTCTCATCGCAAAACGTTGGATGGCACTGGGGGTGGCGATTGTTAGCAGTCTAGTGTTCAACTTCTTCATCACAGAGCCCAGATACACGCTTCATATGAATAACACCGAGGACGTGGTCAATTTAGTGGTATTTATCGCGGTGGCATTAGCTACCAGCTATTTATCGAGCTATATCAAAGAGCAAAAGCAGCAGCTTTTAGTTGCGAATGTGCGCTCTAATATCTTGTTGTCGGTTTCTCATGATTTACGCACACCGCTCGCTGCGGTGATGGGAGCGCTCGAAACGCTAGAAACCTATCGTGATAAGTTAGACCAAGATGAGCAAAATGAGCTGTTGGGGTCGGCACGATCAGAAAGCCACCGTTTGTTTCGCTATATCGAAAATATCTTGCAAGCCACCAAGTTACAGCATCAAGGGGATGAGCTTTCGCTGTTGAAGCAACCAACGTCAATTGATGTATTGATCGATAACGTCATTTTGCGGCTAGGTGCGCCATGCGTCTCGAGAATGCCACAGAATATGAGTCCAATTCTCACGATACAAGCTGCACTCATTGAGCAAGCCCTGTTTAACTTAATTGAAAATGCAGTCACCTTTAGTCCCGATGGAGAGCGGGTTGAGATTTCCTTTGGAGAAACGCAGCAAGCGTTGTTGATATTTATTCAGGATAATGGTCCTGGGATCCCCGTTGCTCGGCAAAAAGAAGTCTTTACAGCCTTTAGCTCGTTTCGACAAAGCGCCAGCAAAGACGGTGGCAGTGGCTTAGGGCTGAGTGTGGCGAGAGGTATTATTCGTGCGCACGGCGGTGATATTCGCATTTTGCCCACGACGCAAGGCTGCACAATGGAAGTTAGTTTGCCAAAAGAGGAGGCGCATTGA
- a CDS encoding TrkH family potassium uptake protein — translation MKTWSPHYYPYPNSKPKAHKKPLRLSPPAVLFIGFCGLIALGTMLLLLPIAHTQDINVMQALFTATSAVTVTGLAVLSTPNDFTTFGHLVIASLIQIGGLGFMTITVVVLRGMGQQMDISKQLIAKESFGIARFDQLVDTAKCVLVYALIIESIGFTILLAHWYQTLPLGDAIMQSFFYTISAFNNAGFALHDDSLTSFRGDWVVNLVISGLFVIGGLGFVVLMDVVKRRRWSRFGSATKLVLIATAVLNVLAFSLFWLFEANNPETLGNLPLSEQVITAWMQAVTPRTAGFNSIDFALVNDESTVLTIWLMIIGGGSMSTASGLKITTVVVLLMATYAYLRRRDQVAIGHRQISPETVFKALSLTVVYFFTVMLATLILTITEQANLTDITFEAVSALGTVGLSRGITGSLSEPGEAVIIFLMLIGRLGPLTFLYLIARPKRENLKYAKAEIQVG, via the coding sequence ATGAAAACATGGAGTCCCCACTATTACCCCTATCCAAATAGCAAGCCCAAAGCCCACAAAAAGCCGCTGAGGTTAAGCCCCCCAGCAGTTCTGTTTATTGGGTTTTGCGGGCTGATAGCTTTAGGTACTATGTTGCTGTTGCTACCGATAGCACACACCCAAGACATCAACGTGATGCAAGCGTTATTTACTGCAACTTCCGCGGTAACGGTGACAGGACTTGCCGTATTGAGTACGCCAAATGATTTTACGACCTTTGGCCATCTCGTTATTGCCAGTCTTATTCAAATCGGTGGACTGGGGTTTATGACCATTACGGTTGTGGTGCTGCGGGGGATGGGGCAGCAAATGGACATTAGTAAACAACTTATCGCAAAGGAAAGCTTTGGCATTGCTCGATTTGATCAGTTGGTTGATACAGCCAAATGCGTATTAGTTTATGCGCTGATCATCGAATCGATTGGGTTTACCATTTTGCTTGCCCATTGGTATCAAACGCTACCGCTTGGTGATGCGATAATGCAAAGCTTCTTCTACACTATTTCGGCTTTTAACAATGCGGGATTTGCATTGCATGATGACAGCCTAACCAGTTTTCGTGGTGATTGGGTCGTTAATCTTGTGATATCAGGGTTATTTGTGATTGGCGGACTTGGATTTGTGGTGTTGATGGATGTAGTGAAAAGACGCCGTTGGAGCCGGTTTGGATCTGCCACTAAGTTAGTCTTGATAGCAACAGCGGTGTTAAATGTGCTGGCATTTAGCTTATTTTGGCTTTTTGAAGCAAATAACCCAGAGACCCTTGGAAACCTGCCGTTGTCTGAGCAAGTGATCACCGCCTGGATGCAAGCGGTGACGCCACGGACAGCGGGCTTTAACAGTATCGACTTTGCGCTGGTGAATGACGAAAGTACCGTGCTGACCATTTGGTTAATGATAATAGGGGGCGGCTCTATGAGTACCGCCAGTGGTCTTAAAATAACCACGGTGGTGGTGCTATTAATGGCAACTTACGCTTATCTGAGACGCAGAGATCAAGTCGCTATCGGACACAGACAGATCTCGCCTGAAACGGTATTTAAGGCGCTTAGTCTCACCGTGGTGTACTTTTTTACCGTGATGCTGGCAACCCTTATTTTAACGATTACCGAGCAGGCAAATTTAACGGATATCACGTTTGAAGCCGTGTCGGCATTAGGCACGGTTGGCTTGTCTCGAGGGATCACGGGCTCATTGTCTGAACCCGGTGAAGCGGTAATCATCTTTTTAATGCTGATTGGACGCTTGGGGCCGTTAACCTTTCTATACTTGATCGCTCGCCCGAAACGGGAGAATTTAAAGTATGCAAAAGCGGAAATTCAGGTAGGATAA
- a CDS encoding S66 family peptidase: MMKYPKPLKAGSKIAITAFSAGVPAAMHARLDNALGYLAQQGFELVVGECLRDNHNYVSADVKTRANELMGYLLDDTIDAIMPPWGGAIAMDLLTLLNWEKLAHAQPKWLIGFSDVSTLLSAVTCKLGWASVHATNLMQLNAHQQDALTVGLFDHLRCAPNDSFTQFPSTHFEAEPLNFVDFPDAGFNLSARTQWRILANGNHRQQFAGRLLGGCLDIHMLLAGTEYFDLDAFSQAHPDESIILYFENGEMPPAAYYRALQSIKLRGWFSKVAGVLIGRNPEPLAKDSDWTHLDALQKVFTGCDFPVLYDVDIGHQAPNLTLINGAYAEVTYGDTFSITQTLI, translated from the coding sequence ATGATGAAGTATCCCAAACCGTTGAAAGCGGGCAGTAAAATTGCGATCACGGCATTCTCAGCGGGCGTACCTGCTGCTATGCACGCGAGATTAGACAACGCTTTGGGTTATCTCGCGCAACAAGGTTTTGAACTCGTGGTTGGTGAATGCCTGCGAGATAACCACAACTACGTTAGCGCGGATGTCAAAACCCGTGCTAATGAGCTTATGGGATACTTACTCGATGACACAATAGACGCGATTATGCCGCCATGGGGCGGTGCAATCGCAATGGATTTACTGACTTTACTTAATTGGGAAAAGTTGGCGCATGCTCAGCCAAAATGGCTCATCGGTTTCTCTGATGTCAGCACTTTGCTGAGCGCAGTGACTTGCAAACTAGGCTGGGCAAGCGTGCATGCGACTAACCTTATGCAATTAAATGCCCATCAACAAGACGCATTAACGGTTGGACTTTTTGACCATTTGAGGTGTGCGCCTAATGACTCTTTTACGCAATTTCCCTCGACACATTTTGAAGCTGAGCCACTCAATTTTGTTGATTTTCCCGATGCTGGATTTAACTTGTCCGCGAGGACTCAATGGCGTATTTTGGCTAATGGCAATCATCGGCAGCAGTTTGCTGGTCGATTATTAGGCGGCTGTTTGGATATTCACATGCTATTGGCTGGTACGGAATATTTTGATCTGGACGCTTTTTCACAGGCGCACCCTGATGAGTCAATTATCTTATATTTTGAAAATGGCGAAATGCCGCCAGCGGCATACTATCGTGCGCTGCAAAGTATTAAATTACGAGGTTGGTTCTCGAAAGTCGCTGGAGTTTTGATTGGTCGAAATCCAGAGCCTCTGGCAAAAGATAGCGACTGGACGCACCTAGATGCATTGCAAAAAGTCTTTACTGGTTGTGATTTCCCTGTGCTGTACGATGTGGATATAGGCCATCAAGCGCCGAATTTAACGCTTATTAACGGCGCATATGCCGAAGTGACATACGGCGATACCTTTTCAATTACACAGACATTAATATGA
- a CDS encoding bile acid:sodium symporter family protein yields the protein MMTKIVQLFPLWAIICSVTAYLFPTLFSAFKGSIIPLLMLIMLTMGLTLTTKDFLRVLDNKKAICVSVLLQFTVMPSVAYLIATTMSLETDLLIGMILVGTVAGGTASNVLCYLAKGDVALSISMTAISTLLGVFLTPLLTTLMIGQVVDIQFSDMLISLLKIVLFPVAVGVAFNTLLAKPLAHSVIKTTPILPLLSMLSIVFIIAVIVALNQPKLQSIGLVMLVAVILHNTTGLLLGYFIPKRLGFDEKVCRTMAFEVGMQNSGLAVALAMKFFTPAAAVAGTLFSIWHNVSGSILAGIWRRSATSSSDNNKA from the coding sequence ATGATGACAAAAATCGTACAACTATTCCCTCTTTGGGCCATTATTTGCTCAGTAACCGCCTATCTTTTTCCGACTCTATTTAGCGCGTTTAAAGGCAGTATTATTCCGTTATTAATGTTGATCATGCTGACAATGGGTTTAACCCTCACTACAAAAGACTTTTTACGCGTGCTCGACAACAAAAAAGCCATTTGCGTTAGCGTGCTGCTTCAATTTACTGTGATGCCGAGTGTTGCTTACTTGATTGCAACCACCATGAGCTTAGAAACTGACCTATTAATCGGTATGATTTTAGTGGGTACGGTTGCTGGCGGCACGGCAAGTAACGTTTTGTGTTATCTCGCCAAAGGAGATGTCGCGTTATCGATTTCTATGACCGCGATTAGTACTTTACTCGGCGTGTTCTTAACGCCACTACTAACCACATTGATGATAGGCCAGGTGGTTGATATTCAGTTTTCTGATATGTTGATCAGCCTGCTAAAAATTGTGCTATTTCCTGTGGCTGTGGGCGTTGCTTTCAATACCTTGCTTGCCAAGCCACTGGCGCATTCTGTTATCAAAACAACTCCGATACTGCCTTTACTTTCAATGCTTTCAATCGTTTTTATCATTGCGGTGATCGTTGCTCTTAATCAACCAAAACTTCAAAGCATCGGGCTCGTTATGCTGGTTGCCGTGATCCTGCATAATACTACAGGGCTACTTTTGGGCTATTTCATTCCAAAACGGCTCGGTTTTGACGAGAAGGTATGTCGCACCATGGCCTTTGAGGTGGGTATGCAAAACTCGGGGCTTGCTGTTGCGCTTGCCATGAAGTTCTTTACTCCTGCAGCGGCCGTAGCAGGTACCCTATTTTCTATTTGGCATAATGTCAGTGGCTCAATATTAGCAGGAATATGGAGACGAAGCGCCACCAGCTCATCTGATAACAATAAAGCCTAA
- a CDS encoding potassium channel family protein has protein sequence MAQFVVIGLGRFGFAACLELKRLGNKVIGVDSRERVVNQVVEHIDYATSLDATDETALRQLDITRSKAVLVAIGENLEASILCVLSLKNLGVEQIWVKASSEAHHTILSRLGVTRVIHPEEEMGIKVAQTLNYPMVNQYMQLGHGFYMVEVIVNKLSCGQSLATLLKRAKGEIKAVLVQRGKACYTNPAESFLINEDDKVILNGQLKALNSIALKLGA, from the coding sequence ATGGCACAATTTGTAGTTATTGGTTTAGGTCGATTTGGTTTTGCGGCTTGTTTGGAATTAAAGCGGCTTGGAAACAAAGTGATAGGGGTAGATAGTCGCGAACGTGTGGTGAACCAAGTTGTTGAGCATATTGATTATGCCACCTCTTTGGATGCGACCGATGAAACGGCATTACGCCAACTAGATATTACGAGAAGCAAAGCGGTACTGGTCGCCATTGGTGAAAACCTAGAAGCGAGCATTTTATGTGTACTGTCGCTAAAGAACTTAGGCGTTGAGCAAATTTGGGTTAAGGCCAGCTCAGAAGCGCATCATACAATTTTATCCCGTTTAGGCGTAACACGTGTGATCCACCCTGAGGAAGAAATGGGGATCAAGGTTGCACAAACACTAAACTACCCCATGGTCAATCAATATATGCAGTTGGGGCATGGCTTTTACATGGTGGAAGTCATCGTGAATAAATTAAGCTGCGGACAGTCTTTGGCGACGCTATTAAAGCGTGCAAAGGGCGAAATCAAGGCTGTGTTAGTGCAGCGCGGCAAAGCGTGTTATACCAATCCGGCTGAGTCATTTTTGATAAACGAAGATGATAAAGTGATCCTCAACGGTCAGTTAAAAGCGTTAAATTCTATCGCGTTAAAATTGGGGGCGTAA
- a CDS encoding DUF6176 family protein — protein METKLLKIKLNLNTRPQVDELLAYMQDNIAFPREEMRQKGYFWDSVFFAEEGGREYLYIVIKSEDFSCIMMDESELICTPFREVYERFRKACWSTEPYQDIEALACFNSQMEFDSVEPGK, from the coding sequence ATGGAAACAAAACTGCTAAAAATAAAATTAAACTTGAATACTCGCCCTCAAGTGGATGAATTACTAGCTTATATGCAGGATAATATCGCGTTTCCGAGAGAAGAGATGCGACAGAAAGGCTACTTTTGGGATTCCGTATTTTTTGCTGAAGAAGGCGGAAGAGAGTATCTCTATATTGTAATAAAGTCTGAAGACTTTAGCTGTATTATGATGGATGAATCTGAGCTAATTTGTACACCTTTTCGTGAAGTGTATGAGCGCTTTAGGAAAGCATGTTGGTCAACAGAGCCATATCAAGATATCGAAGCGTTGGCGTGTTTCAATTCACAAATGGAGTTTGACTCTGTCGAACCCGGTAAATAA
- a CDS encoding EamA family transporter translates to MPLLWIVTLLWAFSFSLIGVYLAGQVDAWFSALSRTLLAAIVFIPFLKLNSVNKELIIKLMAIGAVQIGLMYGFYYHSFLYLSVPEVLLFTVMTPIYITALNDLLNRSFNATFLLSALIAIIGAITIRFTELTSDYLFGLLLVQGANLCFAIGQVSYKRLSNHYQLVHHQSFGFFFIGASLVLAIGFMLFGNPQQLPSTNLQWGILIYLGLIASGVGYYVWNLGLTRVSVGELAVMNNVLIPAGIIVNLLIWNREADLVRLGIGSVIIFAALLYSKSGAKV, encoded by the coding sequence ATGCCATTACTTTGGATTGTTACTTTACTTTGGGCGTTCTCGTTTTCTTTGATTGGTGTCTATTTGGCAGGCCAAGTCGATGCTTGGTTTAGCGCTTTATCTAGAACCTTGCTAGCAGCAATTGTGTTTATTCCATTTTTGAAGTTGAACTCGGTGAATAAGGAGTTGATAATCAAGTTGATGGCAATCGGTGCAGTGCAGATTGGTCTGATGTATGGCTTTTACTATCATTCTTTTTTATACCTAAGCGTACCTGAAGTGTTGCTATTCACTGTGATGACACCCATCTATATTACTGCACTCAATGACTTACTAAACCGCTCGTTCAATGCCACCTTCTTGCTGTCTGCGCTCATAGCTATCATTGGTGCAATCACCATTAGATTTACTGAGCTTACTAGCGACTACCTTTTTGGCTTACTACTAGTACAAGGCGCAAACCTTTGCTTTGCGATAGGCCAAGTAAGTTACAAACGCTTAAGTAACCATTACCAGCTGGTACACCATCAAAGTTTCGGTTTTTTCTTTATTGGTGCGTCCCTAGTGCTCGCCATTGGATTTATGTTATTCGGCAATCCCCAACAACTCCCAAGCACTAATCTACAATGGGGAATACTGATTTATTTAGGCTTGATTGCTTCAGGCGTAGGATATTACGTCTGGAACTTAGGACTGACCCGTGTCTCGGTGGGTGAACTCGCGGTAATGAACAATGTGCTGATCCCAGCTGGGATCATTGTCAATTTGCTGATTTGGAACCGAGAAGCTGACCTCGTTCGCCTTGGTATTGGCAGTGTCATTATTTTTGCGGCGTTGCTCTATAGTAAAAGCGGTGCAAAAGTATAA
- a CDS encoding response regulator, which yields MTHTILLIDDEEEIRRFIRLALKAEGLNYVEASTGKEAMSVLKGELPDLVILDLGLPDFDGYSILKKIRETSKLPVLILTARDQEAEKIKLLEGGANDYLTKPFSIKELVVRVKVLLRDLVPNKRLLAIDYGKLMIDLQKHQVIMDNAPLALSKKEFALLSMLAQRAQELVSQQTLLKQIWGESHVEDSHYLRIVISQLRKKLSDDAATPKIIETEPGVGYRFLLLPLNKHFS from the coding sequence ATGACTCACACCATTTTATTGATTGACGATGAAGAAGAGATCCGTCGTTTTATCCGCTTAGCATTAAAAGCTGAAGGGCTGAATTATGTGGAAGCCAGCACCGGAAAGGAAGCCATGTCGGTGCTAAAAGGTGAGCTGCCAGACTTAGTAATCTTAGATCTCGGGCTACCAGATTTTGATGGATATAGCATTTTGAAGAAGATCCGAGAAACCAGCAAGCTACCAGTATTGATCTTAACTGCACGAGATCAAGAAGCTGAGAAGATTAAACTGCTGGAGGGCGGCGCAAACGACTACCTGACGAAGCCTTTTAGCATCAAAGAGCTGGTGGTACGCGTCAAAGTGCTATTAAGAGATTTAGTACCGAACAAACGCTTGCTCGCCATTGACTATGGCAAGTTAATGATAGATCTACAAAAGCATCAAGTCATTATGGATAACGCACCATTAGCACTATCGAAAAAGGAATTTGCACTACTTAGTATGCTTGCACAAAGAGCACAGGAATTAGTCAGTCAGCAAACCTTATTAAAGCAAATTTGGGGCGAAAGCCATGTGGAAGATAGTCACTATTTACGGATTGTGATCAGCCAGTTACGTAAGAAACTCAGTGACGATGCTGCTACACCAAAAATCATAGAAACTGAGCCCGGGGTTGGTTATCGGTTTTTACTTTTACCGCTCAATAAGCATTTCTCATAA
- a CDS encoding carbohydrate kinase family protein codes for MQLTCFGEMLIDLLPTGDGSLKPIAGGAPANVAVGFAKLGGSARFVGGFAEDPFSLQLKSTLALYAVGTEYCLSISGAQTALAIVHLDAQGERSFSFYRDNTADIAIRPKDFEHLQWPDHGIFHFCSNTLTDAEVTSTTIALLKSAAAHNQLISFDVNLRLNLWQDLSCLSERIEACYPYVDILKVSKDELRYLAEEKNMGEASYLDWLLSVGVQAVISSDGPNPCSVLTAKDFYSVASPTIDAVDTTGAGDSLMAGFLFQLSQHGISKDTLVQNFPTVKKALSFAVKCGAFTCEHKGVMPFMPTLIDVSERFSSFNPEALLG; via the coding sequence ATGCAATTAACATGTTTTGGCGAGATGCTTATTGATTTGTTACCTACAGGCGACGGTAGCCTTAAACCTATTGCTGGCGGCGCTCCAGCGAATGTGGCGGTAGGTTTTGCTAAACTTGGTGGCAGTGCTCGGTTTGTGGGAGGTTTTGCTGAAGATCCCTTTTCGCTGCAATTAAAATCAACCTTGGCGTTATATGCTGTTGGAACAGAATATTGTCTATCCATAAGTGGAGCGCAAACCGCCTTGGCCATCGTCCATCTAGACGCTCAAGGAGAACGAAGCTTTTCGTTTTACCGCGACAATACCGCTGATATCGCAATCCGCCCAAAAGACTTTGAGCATTTGCAATGGCCAGATCACGGGATATTTCATTTTTGCTCAAACACGCTTACCGATGCAGAAGTTACAAGTACCACCATAGCATTACTAAAGTCTGCTGCGGCTCATAATCAATTAATTTCATTTGATGTTAACCTGCGCTTGAATCTATGGCAGGACTTATCTTGCTTATCCGAACGTATAGAAGCTTGCTACCCTTATGTCGACATATTAAAAGTAAGTAAAGATGAGCTGAGATATCTTGCTGAAGAAAAGAACATGGGCGAAGCTAGCTATTTAGATTGGTTACTTAGTGTCGGCGTACAAGCGGTGATCTCAAGCGATGGGCCAAATCCTTGCAGTGTATTAACAGCTAAAGACTTTTATTCCGTCGCCTCTCCTACTATTGATGCGGTTGATACAACCGGCGCTGGGGATAGCTTAATGGCAGGGTTTCTATTTCAACTCAGCCAACATGGGATCTCAAAAGATACGCTAGTGCAAAACTTCCCAACCGTAAAAAAGGCACTTAGCTTTGCTGTGAAATGCGGTGCGTTTACTTGTGAACACAAAGGTGTAATGCCCTTTATGCCAACGCTTATAGATGTGTCTGAACGGTTTTCTTCCTTCAACCCTGAGGCTTTGTTGGGTTAA